CCAGTCCGTCTACCACGCTGTTGCTTCCTGTGTCGGCTCAGGCCGCTCTCCTGACACCCTCATAATCTGCTGGCCAGCTTCCCCGCTTGTCTGTATCGGTTACCACCAGGTTGCGTCGAAAGAAGTAGCGATGGATCGGTGTGCTGAACGGGGCTACCCGGTGGTCAGGCGGATGCTGGGCGGAGGAGCAGTCCTCCTCAATTCCGACCAACTCTTCTACCAGGTGATAGCATCCGGGACCAATCGGTCCGCCCCGTCTACCATCGACGGCCTTTTCAGATTCTTCCTCCAGGCCCCCGTGGAGACCTACAGGGCACTTGGTATCCCTGCAGTCTACAGGCCCATAAACGACATTGAGGTGGACGGACGAAAGATCTCCGGAAACGGCGGAGGGTTGATCGAAGGAGCAAAGGTCATTACCGGCAACATCATTTTCGATTTCCCCTTCGATGAGATGCCCCAACTCTTGCGCGTCCCAGACGAGAAGTTCAGGGACAAGATTCGCGCCACTCTCTGCGACCGGATGACTACGATCCAGAGAGAACTGGGCCGTCGGCCACCGCTGTCGGAGGTCAAGAGCATGCTTATCGACCAGTTCGTGCAGGTGCTCGGGGGGGCCCTCGTCCCCGGATCCCTCACTGACCTCGAGCGCGAGCGGCTTGTCGAGATCACCCGAACATACTCCGGCGCAGAGTGGCTGAATCAGCGAAGTCCCGGCGGCAAGGGAAGCGAATGTCCTGCGAAGAAAGTGAAGATCAGTGCGCGGACCAGCATCGTCGAGGCGGCTCACAAAGCCCCAGGCGGTTTGATCCGGGCGCTCATCGAGGTAACCGATGGGATCCTAACCGATGTATTTTTCTCAGGAGACTACTTTGTCAGCCCTCTGGACGGATTCGACCGACTCTCCTCAGAGCTTGTCGGGACTCGTTTGGACGCTGGTGCACTGCGCGCCGTGGTAGAGGAGTTCTTCGCCACGAGTGGCGTGGAGTCACCCGGGGTATCCGCAGAGGACGTGGTCGCGACCGTCATGGCCGCGGCGGCGCTCAGGTGAACCCGCCGCTGAGAGCCGGTCAGGGCAGAGTATCCTCTCCATGGCCGGCCGCCCTCGGGCGGGCACAGCCGTCTAGATGCCCGGCAGCCCTGTTCATCGATGCGAGCATCGCCGCCCTCACTTTCTGTGCCCTTGAGGTCTTTTCACTGTACATTGCATTGTCTGCCCGCCGCATCACACACGCAAGGTCCTCGTCTTCGTCGACCGCAGTCGCCACGCCCACCGACACGGAAAGTGCGGGTACACTCGGGTCTTCCGATGCGGCGCGGAACGCGTCGCGCACCCGCCGTTCCACCTGGAGAGTGGCATCTGGCCCCGCTTTCGGCAGGAGGACCGCGAACTCGTCCCCTCCGATCCGCGCGACAATGTCATTTGCACGAAAGACCCCGGAGAGCACGGCGCCTACCCTTCGTAGCAGCGCATCTCCTTGATCGTGCCCGAGAATGTCGTTGACCATCTTCAGCATATCCACATCTATCATCATCACACTTACCGGGAAGTTCGATGGGTCGCCCAGCCTCACCAGGGCGTCATCGAAGTAGGTGCGGTTGTATAGGCCAGTCAAGGAGTCCCGGGCAGAGATGTATGACAGTCGCTCCTGCTTCCTTATGAGTTCCTGTTCGGCACGCTTGTCATCGGTGATGTCCTCGAAGATCACCCCCAGCCTGCGCCCGGGCATGGCGAACACGGTGAAATCCACTGCCCTGGTGATGAACTCACCGTCCATCTCCACCATCTCGTACTTGGTCGGTATCCCCGTGCCGAGGACGGCTTGGAGTCTCGCGGCGATGTTCCGGTCCATGGTGGGCCACACATCGTGGAAGGCCGAACCCACACGCACGTCCGGACCGTGCCCCGGGCGCCGGGAAAGGCGCCTGCCAGCATCGTTCTCAAGGCTTAGGACCAACCCTCCCCCGCTCTTCTCCTCGAACACCTGGAACCCTACGGGCATGTACTGGGCCACGTCATGGAAGCTTCCCAGCGCGGCCTCTTTCTCGATCTCCGCCGCCTCACGAGCCCGGGACTCGAACCACCCTTCGAGGGCGAGCGCAAGGACGCGCACGGCCGCTCGCAGGAGTCGTGTATCATCGTTGTTCCACGTCTCGCCGGAAGTCGCGCCATCCGCCACAACCGCCGAGTGGAGTGAACCGCGGAGGTTCCCCAGCTGGCCGAGGGTGAACTCGATCATCTCCGAGAACGACCTGCGCGAGAACGCATACTCCGCTATTGCGCTGACCGCGCGTTCGTGCTCCAGTTCTCGCCTGGCGGCCTCGAGCACCAGGACACGTTAAGTGATGTCGCGAGCTATGACTAGTACCCTGCCGTCTCCGAGGGCACTGCAGTTGACCTCGGCAGGCGCCTTGCGGCCGTCCCGCCTGACGACGGTCACCTCTCCCATGTACTGCCCAGTCTCCTCAATCGACGCAAGGATCGTGTCCCTCGCCTCTTCGCCAGACCCCCAGAGGAAGAGCTTCCCTAAATCCGATCCGGGGAGATCCTCACGGCGGCACCCACCGAGCCGTGCTGCGGCGTAGTTGACCTCAAGGCAGACCCCCGAAAATCCGAGACAATGATGGCATCACGGGCGTTTTCCACGACTGCCCTGTACCGGTTTTCGGCAGCCAATAGCGCGACGCGGTCCAGGGCCTGCTTGAGTATGTCATGTCTCCCGTCGCTGACCATCCGTTATCCCCCCTGCCGGACCATTGCCCGGAACAACTCACGTGTCTCGCGCGTCAGATCAATTGGCGGCAAATACCTCTTCGGATCCGCTCATCCACCCTGCGCAAAAAGAGGATTGCCAGGACAAATGAAGTAGTACTCAGGGTATGGTGAGGCTCACAGCCGAAGAGGTGAGCGCCGTGGCATGCCAACTTGACGACGAACAACTGGTCGAACTCCACCTCTCTGGGAATCCGGAGGCAATGGAGCTTATTTACGACAGATATTTCGACAAAGTGTATCGTCTGGCCTTCGCGAAACTTGGAAATCCGACAGATGCCGAGGATGTCACTTCGAACGTGTTCCTGAAGCTCTGCCGGTCGCTCCACTCTTTTCGGGGGGAATCCAAGTTCTCGACCTGGATATACACGATCACGAACAACGCGGTCACAGACTGCCTCAGGAGGAGACGGCCCACCGTTTCGTTGAATGCGGACTTGGCGACAGACGACGGCGACTCGATGCAGCGCGAGCTCGAGGACGAGTCTCCGGGGCCCGAGAACATGACCTGCGAGGCGGACTTCGCCCGATACGTCTTCAGTCTGCTGGACTCTCTCCCCCCGCAACAGCGGGCAGTGGTAGAACTGAGGTTCGTCATGGAGCGCAGCTACCAGGAGATAGCCGATGAGCTCGGTGTGGAGTTGGGCACGGTGAAGTCGAGGTTGAACAGGGCTATCGCCGCCCTGAAGGCGCTTTGTTTTCGCGACGAGGTGAAAGCCAGTGCAGTGCGGTGAGTTCCGTGAGAGCCTGCTGGATTACGTTCAAGGAGACTGCGGGCCGGACGAGGCCAGGTCCATAGCCGACCATGCTTCCGGGTGCAGGCCGTGCGCGGACGCACTTGAGGCGTACCGGGTGATTGTGGCCGCACTCCGTTCCTCCGCCCTGCCCTCAATGGAGTTCCAGGAATCACTGCGGGCAATGTTTCGAGCAGAGGTCCGTTCCGACATCCAAAGACGCCGGGCCCGGCTTGGCCGGTGGGCAGCCTTCGCCCAGGTCTGCCGCCCCTACTTCGGTCTTGCAGCGGCCATTCTGCTCGCTGTCACCGTATCCCTCACAATCGTGATTCACCGGCCCGGGGCGGTGCCCGGAACCGAGATCGCTCAGGAATCCAGTCTGACCAGGACCATCGCTGAGGCGCCCAGAGCTGCATCCTCCGATATCGACATGGGAGGAGCCTACGGAGCGCTGATAGGCGCGACTCAAAGCAGGGCAGTGGGATTTGGCCCCACGGGTCCAGACGAGCCTTCTACCGTCTTCGTGGTCGTCGGGCGCCCCTACTCCCCCGAAGGTGAAAGCGCCTTCCAGGACCTGGTCCGGCAGGCTGGCGGCACTCGCGAACC
This Bacillota bacterium DNA region includes the following protein-coding sequences:
- a CDS encoding sigma-70 family RNA polymerase sigma factor produces the protein MACQLDDEQLVELHLSGNPEAMELIYDRYFDKVYRLAFAKLGNPTDAEDVTSNVFLKLCRSLHSFRGESKFSTWIYTITNNAVTDCLRRRRPTVSLNADLATDDGDSMQRELEDESPGPENMTCEADFARYVFSLLDSLPPQQRAVVELRFVMERSYQEIADELGVELGTVKSRLNRAIAALKALCFRDEVKASAVR
- a CDS encoding GGDEF domain-containing protein — translated: MLEAARRELEHERAVSAIAEYAFSRRSFSEMIEFTLGQLGNLRGSLHSAVVADGATSGETWNNDDTRLLRAAVRVLALALEGWFESRAREAAEIEKEAALGSFHDVAQYMPVGFQVFEEKSGGGLVLSLENDAGRRLSRRPGHGPDVRVGSAFHDVWPTMDRNIAARLQAVLGTGIPTKYEMVEMDGEFITRAVDFTVFAMPGRRLGVIFEDITDDKRAEQELIRKQERLSYISARDSLTGLYNRTYFDDALVRLGDPSNFPVSVMMIDVDMLKMVNDILGHDQGDALLRRVGAVLSGVFRANDIVARIGGDEFAVLLPKAGPDATLQVERRVRDAFRAASEDPSVPALSVSVGVATAVDEDEDLACVMRRADNAMYSEKTSRAQKVRAAMLASMNRAAGHLDGCARPRAAGHGEDTLP
- a CDS encoding lipoate--protein ligase — its product is MPGSEWRLLDLGELPPVETQSVYHAVASCVGSGRSPDTLIICWPASPLVCIGYHQVASKEVAMDRCAERGYPVVRRMLGGGAVLLNSDQLFYQVIASGTNRSAPSTIDGLFRFFLQAPVETYRALGIPAVYRPINDIEVDGRKISGNGGGLIEGAKVITGNIIFDFPFDEMPQLLRVPDEKFRDKIRATLCDRMTTIQRELGRRPPLSEVKSMLIDQFVQVLGGALVPGSLTDLERERLVEITRTYSGAEWLNQRSPGGKGSECPAKKVKISARTSIVEAAHKAPGGLIRALIEVTDGILTDVFFSGDYFVSPLDGFDRLSSELVGTRLDAGALRAVVEEFFATSGVESPGVSAEDVVATVMAAAALR
- a CDS encoding zf-HC2 domain-containing protein — protein: MQCGEFRESLLDYVQGDCGPDEARSIADHASGCRPCADALEAYRVIVAALRSSALPSMEFQESLRAMFRAEVRSDIQRRRARLGRWAAFAQVCRPYFGLAAAILLAVTVSLTIVIHRPGAVPGTEIAQESSLTRTIAEAPRAASSDIDMGGAYGALIGATQSRAVGFGPTGPDEPSTVFVVVGRPYSPEGESAFQDLVRQAGGTREPDQAGADGTVSVRAAIPADVVGHFLAGLEVLEPREISRPLEITSEVVSIVVTFNTD